One region of Mesobacillus boroniphilus genomic DNA includes:
- a CDS encoding YpzI family protein, with product MGKDRQEKKLKKSGRVESDRDQALHYPGAAKMQSPEEARSLNDGKYS from the coding sequence ATGGGCAAAGACAGACAGGAAAAGAAACTTAAAAAGAGCGGACGAGTGGAGTCTGACCGTGACCAGGCACTGCACTACCCAGGAGCTGCAAAAATGCAAAGTCCTGAAGAAGCTCGTTCCTTAAATGACGGCAAGTATAGTTAA
- the fni gene encoding type 2 isopentenyl-diphosphate Delta-isomerase: MSRSKRKWDHIQYALETGQKRLTGFDDIKFVNQSLPGSNLDSVKLETKIGELSLSSPILINAMTGGGGERTYRINRELAIAARETGSAIAVGSQMAALKDPAERRSYEVVREMNPEGIILANLGSEATTGQAKAAIDMIQADGLQIHLNVVQELTMPEGDRSFAGALKRIIEIQQIVGIPVIVKEVGFGISAETADALVSAGIRYVDVGGFGGTNFAEIENKRRDRLLTFFEDWGIPTAASIIETKSASQELSVIASGGMQSSLDIVKALATGADGAAMAGYLLKTLMENGTEELIQEIQMMKNEIAVIMTAVGVHTIEELKSVPLVISGDTHHWLDQRGIDTKTFARRRKF; encoded by the coding sequence GTGTCAAGATCAAAACGTAAATGGGACCATATTCAATATGCCCTCGAAACAGGCCAGAAGCGGCTAACCGGTTTTGACGATATTAAGTTTGTAAACCAAAGCTTGCCTGGATCAAATCTTGATTCAGTAAAATTGGAAACTAAAATTGGCGAACTTTCTTTAAGTTCGCCAATTTTAATAAATGCAATGACTGGCGGCGGCGGTGAGAGAACTTATCGAATCAACCGTGAATTGGCTATAGCGGCACGGGAGACCGGATCTGCGATTGCTGTTGGATCGCAAATGGCTGCACTTAAGGATCCTGCAGAACGAAGAAGTTATGAAGTTGTCAGGGAAATGAACCCTGAAGGGATTATCCTTGCCAATTTGGGCAGTGAGGCAACAACCGGGCAGGCGAAAGCAGCAATCGATATGATCCAGGCAGATGGCCTGCAAATTCATTTGAATGTAGTACAGGAATTGACAATGCCTGAGGGAGACAGGTCTTTTGCCGGTGCGTTAAAGAGGATTATTGAAATTCAACAAATTGTGGGAATTCCAGTAATTGTGAAAGAGGTTGGATTTGGCATCAGTGCCGAAACTGCGGATGCGCTAGTTTCTGCAGGAATCCGCTATGTTGATGTTGGAGGATTTGGCGGTACCAATTTTGCGGAAATAGAAAATAAGCGGAGAGATCGTTTGTTGACGTTTTTCGAGGATTGGGGTATTCCGACCGCTGCCTCAATAATTGAAACCAAGTCTGCGTCTCAGGAACTTTCCGTTATAGCTTCAGGTGGAATGCAGTCTAGCTTGGATATTGTCAAAGCACTTGCAACAGGTGCCGACGGTGCTGCAATGGCTGGTTACTTGCTAAAGACCTTAATGGAGAATGGAACAGAAGAATTGATCCAGGAAATCCAGATGATGAAAAATGAAATTGCTGTCATCATGACAGCAGTAGGTGTACATACAATTGAGGAGCTAAAAAGCGTGCCTCTGGTCATATCGGGAGATACGCATCATTGGCTTGATCAAAGAGGTATAGATACGAAGACCTTTGCAAGAAGGCGGAAATTTTAG
- a CDS encoding YphA family membrane protein: MEGLYFYWLAWIGWVWTTFFMNKDNPLRLKWTILLLAVIFAAPYTVEVLIFELHLSAFTIALFIFFETRRKKTGSFLYLFLSSFIIMLAYTSFLMFELFDPVWVLFDRKIMLGAVGFYLAVLLHKNRHDRILTLITGFLQGDILFSAILWKFNFPYPAASMAFMDILFISLGLLLAWSAIETMIAVMSGSTINQVEGEEQKTS, from the coding sequence ATGGAAGGGTTGTACTTTTATTGGCTGGCTTGGATAGGTTGGGTTTGGACTACTTTCTTCATGAATAAAGATAATCCGTTAAGGTTGAAATGGACTATTTTGCTGTTGGCCGTCATTTTTGCTGCGCCATATACAGTTGAAGTCCTTATTTTTGAGCTCCATCTATCAGCTTTTACAATTGCTTTGTTTATTTTTTTCGAAACAAGGCGAAAAAAGACAGGCTCATTTTTATATTTATTTTTATCTTCATTTATCATCATGCTTGCCTACACAAGTTTTTTGATGTTCGAATTATTCGACCCGGTATGGGTATTATTCGATCGTAAAATCATGCTTGGTGCAGTAGGATTTTATCTGGCAGTCCTGTTACATAAAAATAGACATGATCGTATTTTGACTTTAATTACAGGCTTTTTGCAGGGGGATATTTTATTTTCTGCGATTCTGTGGAAATTTAATTTTCCTTATCCGGCAGCATCCATGGCTTTTATGGACATCTTGTTCATATCTCTTGGACTGCTTCTCGCCTGGTCAGCTATTGAAACGATGATTGCGGTCATGTCGGGTAGTACAATAAACCAAGTTGAAGGGGAGGAACAAAAGACTTCATGA
- a CDS encoding YIEGIA family protein → MNEYTLPIVFGIAIGTLSRLFMLRTDYRQYPTYLHGKIIHVALGFIAAGLGTVAGPAIMEEEFTAITFLTLAASQFREVRNMERNTLTELDSYELVSRGKTYIEGIAIAFESRNYLVIFTSLVSTLAYLIFNIWAGLIAAIIAVIISHKLMSGGKLGDIVEIEYMEPRFEGAGLYVDNIYIMNIGLPERQKEVIRYGMGFILKPKNMNARSTIANLGQRQAVLHDLSTALGVYRDSGTPALVPLAKRDLDDGRVGVFVLPQERDIERAITVIGDVPTLENAIRMPSEKKSNEGSGAQ, encoded by the coding sequence ATGAATGAATACACGTTACCAATCGTATTCGGAATTGCAATAGGAACGTTATCGAGACTTTTCATGCTAAGGACCGATTATCGTCAGTATCCAACATATTTGCATGGGAAAATCATTCATGTTGCTCTCGGATTCATTGCAGCGGGACTTGGCACTGTTGCAGGACCTGCAATCATGGAGGAAGAGTTCACGGCGATCACCTTCTTGACCCTTGCTGCGTCACAATTCAGGGAAGTCAGGAATATGGAGAGAAATACTCTTACCGAACTCGATAGCTATGAACTTGTTTCCAGGGGAAAGACATATATCGAGGGCATTGCGATTGCTTTTGAGAGCCGTAATTACCTGGTGATTTTCACCTCCCTTGTCAGCACACTCGCATACCTGATATTTAACATTTGGGCTGGGCTCATCGCCGCGATCATTGCGGTGATTATCTCCCATAAGCTGATGTCTGGCGGGAAACTGGGAGATATTGTTGAAATCGAGTATATGGAACCCAGGTTTGAAGGAGCCGGGCTGTATGTGGATAATATCTATATAATGAACATAGGTCTTCCTGAAAGGCAGAAAGAGGTAATTCGTTATGGAATGGGGTTTATTTTAAAGCCTAAAAACATGAATGCCCGGTCTACAATTGCCAACCTTGGCCAGAGGCAAGCAGTTCTGCATGATTTGTCAACCGCGCTGGGAGTTTATCGTGATTCAGGAACGCCTGCACTCGTTCCGTTGGCGAAGAGGGATCTTGACGATGGCAGAGTAGGAGTTTTTGTGCTGCCGCAGGAACGGGATATCGAGCGTGCAATTACGGTGATTGGTGATGTTCCAACACTGGAGAATGCGATTAGGATGCCCTCTGAAAAAAAGAGCAATGAAGGGAGTGGGGCTCAATGA